A genome region from Dolichospermum compactum NIES-806 includes the following:
- a CDS encoding DUF2808 domain-containing protein: MNNFKTLCKTLAISTGIFLLSVPATYGIPVTKLLTAKTTYNQTGSWDATYYFTIKLPESLANWQLQQVVLTQIEGVENIKLNQKDSFAFIEASGQKEKLGITLTKSLTQPQTVIATFDKPVSANQTITIGLKPFYNPTSEGIYLFRVHVISSGEKTNNLVVGTARLQFYNDFDDHLFYQW; the protein is encoded by the coding sequence ATGAACAACTTTAAAACTCTGTGTAAAACCCTAGCTATTAGTACAGGAATCTTTTTGCTATCTGTTCCTGCTACTTATGGAATACCAGTAACAAAATTATTGACTGCGAAAACAACTTACAATCAAACAGGTTCTTGGGACGCAACTTATTATTTTACAATCAAATTACCAGAATCTCTGGCTAATTGGCAACTGCAACAGGTTGTTTTAACACAAATAGAAGGTGTAGAAAATATTAAATTAAATCAGAAAGACAGTTTTGCTTTCATAGAAGCAAGTGGACAAAAAGAAAAGCTAGGTATTACTCTAACTAAGAGTTTAACTCAACCACAAACTGTCATTGCTACTTTTGATAAACCAGTTTCTGCAAATCAAACAATTACTATCGGTTTAAAACCTTTTTATAATCCTACGAGTGAAGGTATTTATCTATTTCGAGTTCATGTTATTTCTTCTGGTGAAAAAACAAATAATTTAGTTGTGGGAACTGCTCGTTTGCAATTTTACAATGATTTTGATGATCACCTATTTTATCAATGGTAA
- a CDS encoding DUF4351 domain-containing protein — protein MTRFIHDKFAKDYLEELLKDYGEVKASEKVSGEIKEIDVLFTPAKQQTSKLQILGLLGRLAENPAIIEPYRNPASSDEICDCILKLLEVKASLRREAKANKIKLQESEIPKLWILTPTISETRLSSFGTIQKEDWLSGVHFLADAMRSAIVAIHQLPQTPETLWLRLLGRGSVQSQAIIELQALPLDHPYQKATLELVYNLRENLRVNQELETDDRELIMRLEPLYQRDREQAKEEGRQEGRQEGKQEGKQEGKQEGEKNLILRLLHRRIGEIDALLIERITGLSIEQLENLGEALLDFSSVADLEGWLTQHSI, from the coding sequence ATGACTAGGTTTATACATGATAAATTCGCCAAAGACTATCTAGAAGAATTATTAAAAGATTACGGAGAAGTCAAAGCATCAGAAAAAGTCTCAGGAGAAATTAAAGAAATTGATGTTTTATTCACACCTGCTAAACAACAAACTTCTAAATTACAAATACTGGGGTTACTAGGAAGACTTGCCGAAAATCCTGCAATAATAGAACCATACCGCAATCCAGCTTCTAGCGATGAAATCTGCGACTGTATTCTCAAGTTATTAGAAGTCAAGGCTTCATTGCGACGAGAAGCCAAAGCCAATAAAATCAAACTTCAGGAGTCAGAAATTCCTAAATTGTGGATTTTAACCCCCACTATATCTGAAACTCGTTTATCTAGCTTTGGAACTATCCAAAAAGAAGATTGGTTATCGGGAGTACATTTTTTAGCAGATGCCATGCGTTCAGCAATTGTGGCAATACACCAACTACCACAAACACCGGAGACTTTATGGTTGAGGCTTTTGGGTAGGGGAAGCGTACAATCACAAGCAATTATCGAGTTGCAAGCGTTACCATTAGATCACCCTTACCAAAAAGCTACCCTGGAATTAGTTTACAACTTGCGCGAAAATTTGAGAGTAAATCAAGAACTAGAAACAGATGATAGGGAGTTAATTATGCGACTAGAACCACTTTATCAAAGAGATAGAGAACAAGCTAAAGAAGAAGGAAGACAAGAAGGAAGACAAGAAGGAAAGCAAGAAGGAAAGCAAGAAGGAAAGCAAGAAGGAGAAAAAAACTTAATACTGCGTCTACTACATCGTCGGATTGGGGAAATTGATGCGTTATTAATCGAGCGAATTACAGGATTATCAATTGAACAGTTAGAAAATTTAGGAGAGGCGTTATTAGACTTTTCTAGTGTTGCTGATTTAGAAGGTTGGTTAACCCAACACTCAATTTAA
- a CDS encoding HEAT repeat domain-containing protein — MFIDTDSELNQWLEMLRSVSEGDRLVAVKSLQHLGEDTAVDALIIALEDESTAVQKIAVSALWELANPVAVPALLKTLASPDEDVRTEGLSALGELVTTDHLLLLLDALHQENINLQVNILILLRKIHDVQSLPVVLSFFDSKYPQLRETAITTLRYLNQVQICPPALYLMDDPDDNVRRAVALTLGHLADKEVVELLTQSLTSDPDWQVRRNAAKSLGIHANSAAIPALKIALEDEHWQVRKFVLQVLQKMSDQNLLPDLIKALTDEYSDVRKEAAIALGNLDNTQALNALQQALDDPDRDVSIYAERAIKKIRR, encoded by the coding sequence ATGTTTATAGATACTGATTCAGAGTTAAATCAATGGTTGGAAATGTTGCGTTCAGTTAGCGAGGGCGATCGCCTAGTTGCGGTAAAATCTCTACAGCATCTTGGAGAAGACACAGCAGTTGACGCTTTAATTATCGCACTGGAAGACGAAAGCACCGCAGTGCAAAAAATTGCCGTATCTGCACTTTGGGAACTTGCTAATCCTGTTGCTGTACCTGCTTTATTAAAAACTCTTGCTTCCCCAGATGAAGACGTTCGCACCGAAGGATTATCAGCATTAGGTGAATTAGTCACCACAGATCATTTATTGCTTTTATTGGATGCACTACATCAAGAAAATATCAATCTTCAAGTTAACATCTTAATCTTATTGCGGAAGATACATGATGTTCAATCTCTACCTGTGGTGTTATCTTTCTTTGATTCCAAATATCCACAACTACGAGAAACTGCTATTACAACTCTACGCTATTTAAACCAGGTGCAAATATGTCCACCAGCTTTATATTTGATGGATGATCCTGATGATAATGTCCGTCGTGCAGTAGCATTAACTTTAGGACATTTAGCAGATAAAGAAGTTGTAGAATTATTAACTCAATCACTCACTTCCGATCCTGATTGGCAAGTACGACGCAATGCAGCTAAATCTTTAGGAATTCATGCTAATTCAGCAGCAATTCCCGCTTTAAAAATTGCGCTAGAAGATGAACATTGGCAAGTGAGAAAGTTTGTTCTTCAGGTATTACAAAAAATGTCAGATCAAAATTTATTACCTGATTTGATTAAAGCATTAACAGACGAATATTCTGATGTCAGAAAAGAGGCAGCTATAGCACTTGGTAATTTAGATAATACTCAGGCTTTAAATGCACTCCAGCAAGCACTAGATGATCCTGATCGAGATGTTTCTATTTACGCAGAAAGAGCAATTAAAAAGATAAGGAGATAG
- a CDS encoding protein-tyrosine phosphatase family protein: MYKFAPAWEQETIVFGASQPRYTDNQVYDWIEFMKSQNIQRICCLLSEKQLANYAHLLDTYRQEFGNEKICWTPIEDFHLCDLETLTQKILPFLITANQQNEKVVVHCAGGIGRTGHILAAWLVSVRGFSNQDAISAVIRTGRNPHEAVMLSKNPLQVAGELNMLLNNCRLAFLNN, encoded by the coding sequence ATGTACAAATTTGCCCCTGCTTGGGAACAAGAAACAATAGTTTTTGGTGCTTCTCAACCTAGATATACTGATAATCAGGTATATGATTGGATTGAGTTTATGAAATCCCAAAACATTCAGCGAATTTGCTGTTTACTTAGTGAAAAACAACTAGCTAATTATGCCCATCTTTTAGATACATATCGGCAAGAATTTGGTAATGAGAAAATTTGTTGGACACCAATTGAAGATTTTCATTTATGTGATTTAGAAACACTCACACAAAAAATACTGCCTTTTTTAATCACAGCAAATCAACAAAATGAAAAAGTAGTTGTGCATTGTGCTGGTGGAATTGGCCGGACTGGACATATATTAGCAGCGTGGTTAGTTAGTGTGCGGGGATTTTCTAATCAAGATGCAATTTCTGCCGTTATAAGAACAGGGAGGAATCCTCATGAAGCTGTAATGTTAAGTAAAAATCCGTTACAAGTTGCAGGAGAATTGAATATGCTGCTGAATAATTGTCGTCTAGCATTCTTAAATAATTGA
- a CDS encoding sulfonate ABC transporter substrate-binding protein — protein MLTKFSLFRLLKAGITFLKKYQQPNIRNFSLLFAVGLSLTLAISACSPNTSENTGTTEKISPSPTSNATNSNTVIRIGYQKAATILYSLKAKGELETALKPSGGSVTWVEFPAGPPMLEALNAGSIDFGYTGEAPPIFAQAAGTPFVYVAYDPWTPKAEAIIVHKDSPIKSVADLQGKKVAFAKGSNTNYLVIKALEKAGLKYTDIKPTFLPPADARVAFEGKNVDAWAIWDPFLAAAEKATSARTLTDATGLAPNLGYYLAAKSFVDKNPEGLKTVLDGVNKVSDWAKNNPTEVAQLLSPVLGIDAAVLETAERRRDYGVLPLTEEVISKQQEIADTFYKIKLIPKEIKVKEVVWQEHK, from the coding sequence ATGTTGACTAAGTTCTCACTATTTCGACTATTGAAAGCTGGAATCACCTTCCTGAAAAAATATCAACAGCCGAACATTCGCAATTTTTCCTTACTATTTGCAGTTGGGCTAAGTTTGACTTTAGCTATTTCTGCTTGTTCCCCTAACACAAGCGAAAATACGGGAACCACTGAAAAAATTAGTCCGAGTCCAACTTCTAATGCAACAAATAGCAATACCGTAATTCGTATTGGCTACCAAAAAGCAGCAACTATCCTCTACTCACTAAAAGCAAAAGGGGAATTAGAAACAGCCTTAAAACCTTCTGGTGGTTCTGTCACTTGGGTTGAATTTCCCGCAGGACCACCGATGTTAGAAGCATTAAACGCTGGCAGTATTGACTTTGGTTACACCGGAGAAGCACCACCAATTTTTGCTCAAGCCGCAGGTACTCCTTTTGTTTATGTTGCTTATGATCCGTGGACTCCCAAAGCAGAAGCGATTATTGTCCACAAGGATTCACCTATTAAAAGTGTGGCTGATCTTCAAGGTAAAAAAGTAGCTTTTGCGAAAGGATCAAATACTAACTATTTAGTAATCAAAGCCTTAGAAAAAGCTGGATTAAAATACACCGATATCAAACCAACTTTCCTTCCACCGGCTGATGCTCGTGTAGCCTTTGAAGGTAAAAATGTTGATGCTTGGGCAATTTGGGACCCATTTTTAGCCGCAGCCGAAAAAGCAACTAGCGCACGCACTCTCACAGATGCAACTGGATTAGCTCCCAATCTTGGTTATTATTTGGCTGCTAAATCTTTTGTAGATAAAAATCCAGAAGGTTTAAAAACAGTTTTGGATGGGGTAAATAAAGTCAGCGATTGGGCAAAAAATAATCCTACTGAAGTAGCTCAGTTACTTTCTCCTGTATTGGGTATAGATGCGGCTGTTTTAGAAACAGCAGAAAGGCGGCGCGATTATGGTGTACTACCTCTAACAGAGGAAGTAATTAGCAAACAACAAGAAATTGCTGATACTTTTTATAAAATCAAATTGATTCCTAAAGAAATCAAGGTTAAAGAAGTAGTTTGGCAAGAACATAAATAA
- a CDS encoding 4Fe-4S dicluster domain-containing protein has translation MALINQRVDIPVIVDESKCLEKCVACIEVCPLDVLAKNPETGKAYMKYDECWFCLPCEKECPTNAITVQIPFLLR, from the coding sequence ATGGCTTTAATTAATCAAAGAGTAGATATTCCTGTAATTGTGGATGAATCTAAATGTTTAGAAAAATGTGTTGCTTGTATTGAAGTTTGTCCTCTGGATGTATTAGCAAAAAATCCAGAGACGGGAAAAGCCTATATGAAATATGATGAATGTTGGTTCTGTCTACCCTGTGAGAAGGAATGTCCAACAAACGCCATTACAGTACAAATCCCTTTCTTGTTGCGGTAG
- the metX gene encoding homoserine O-acetyltransferase MetX, whose product MTVKESMSAEGKLPVPCSLFPIPYSMKYLDFISSKTQLYQLSAPFQLESGELLVGVQVAYRIWGKLNANRDNGVLICHALTGSADADDWWGDLFGSGKVFDPDQDFIVCSNILGSCYGTTGATSINPNTGNIYGVSFPRIKIRDMVHLQATLLEYLDIQSLQLVIGGSLGGMQVLEWALLYPEKVRAIAPMAAPGRHSAWSIGLSEAQRQAIYIDPNWQGGNYTIDAPPVQGLAVARMMAMITYRYWESFTNRFGRQYDESNKFAIASYLQYQGQKLIERFDANTYITLTHAMDSHDVSWNRKDYQSVLQSIKQPTLVVSIDSDVLYPPVEQQELVDLIPHAQLGLLKSTHGHDAFLIDMEALNKMVVSFREEWKFFG is encoded by the coding sequence GTGACAGTAAAAGAAAGTATGAGTGCAGAGGGAAAATTGCCTGTTCCCTGTTCCCTATTCCCTATTCCCTACTCTATGAAATATTTAGACTTCATTTCATCAAAAACCCAGTTGTATCAATTGTCAGCACCATTTCAATTAGAATCTGGTGAACTATTAGTTGGTGTTCAGGTTGCTTATCGTATCTGGGGAAAATTAAACGCAAACCGCGATAATGGGGTCTTAATTTGTCATGCTTTAACTGGTTCTGCTGATGCTGATGATTGGTGGGGAGATTTGTTTGGTTCAGGAAAAGTCTTTGATCCTGACCAGGATTTTATTGTGTGCAGCAACATTTTAGGAAGTTGTTACGGGACAACTGGAGCAACTTCCATTAACCCAAATACAGGAAATATTTATGGTGTATCTTTTCCCAGAATTAAAATTCGGGATATGGTTCATCTCCAAGCTACACTATTAGAATATTTAGATATTCAATCTCTACAGTTAGTAATTGGCGGTTCATTGGGTGGAATGCAAGTTTTAGAATGGGCTTTATTATATCCAGAAAAGGTGAGAGCGATCGCACCAATGGCTGCACCTGGAAGACATTCAGCATGGTCTATTGGCTTGAGTGAAGCCCAAAGACAGGCAATTTATATAGATCCAAATTGGCAAGGGGGAAACTATACAATTGATGCACCACCAGTCCAAGGATTAGCAGTAGCGCGGATGATGGCAATGATTACTTATCGTTATTGGGAGAGTTTTACAAATCGTTTTGGAAGACAGTACGATGAATCTAATAAGTTTGCGATCGCCAGTTATTTACAATATCAAGGTCAAAAACTAATAGAACGTTTTGATGCTAATACTTATATTACATTAACTCATGCAATGGATAGTCATGATGTTAGTTGGAACAGAAAAGATTATCAATCAGTTTTGCAAAGTATCAAACAACCAACTTTAGTTGTATCTATTGATTCTGATGTTCTTTATCCTCCAGTAGAACAACAAGAATTAGTAGATTTAATCCCTCATGCTCAATTGGGGTTGCTCAAGTCAACTCACGGACATGATGCGTTTTTAATTGATATGGAAGCATTGAATAAAATGGTAGTTTCTTTTAGGGAAGAATGGAAATTTTTTGGTTAA
- a CDS encoding tetratricopeptide repeat protein produces GDKQGAIDDYTQAINIDPNYVNAYYNRGVIRSELGDKQGAIDDYTQAIKINPNYVDAYYDRGLIRYQLGDKQRAIKDFQTAANIYKKEGKETDYQDTMEIIKEINK; encoded by the coding sequence AGGAGATAAGCAAGGAGCAATAGATGATTACACTCAGGCTATCAATATTGATCCTAACTATGTCAATGCTTACTACAACCGAGGAGTTATCCGTTCTGAATTAGGAGATAAACAGGGTGCAATTGATGATTACACTCAGGCTATCAAGATTAATCCCAATTATGTAGATGCCTACTACGACCGGGGATTGATCCGTTATCAATTAGGAGATAAGCAGCGTGCAATTAAAGATTTCCAAACAGCCGCAAATATATATAAAAAAGAAGGTAAAGAAACAGACTATCAAGATACTATGGAGATAATCAAAGAAATTAACAAATAA
- a CDS encoding dienelactone hydrolase family protein yields the protein MIQEITRREFDDVSKLSNIDEIRAIVSKVPVLGLYGGQDTGIPVDTVEQIREKLKSSSSKSEIIVYPDPPHAFFADYRPSYPSYREKEAQDGWQRLQEWFQQYGV from the coding sequence ATGATTCAAGAGATAACACGCCGTGAATTTGATGATGTCTCAAAATTAAGCAACATTGACGAAATTCGTGCAATTGTGTCCAAAGTCCCCGTGCTGGGACTCTATGGAGGTCAAGATACAGGTATTCCTGTGGACACAGTAGAACAAATACGAGAAAAACTCAAATCTAGCAGCAGTAAATCAGAGATAATTGTTTATCCTGATCCACCTCACGCCTTTTTTGCCGATTATCGCCCTTCTTACCCTTCTTACCGCGAAAAAGAAGCCCAGGATGGTTGGCAACGTCTCCAGGAATGGTTTCAACAATATGGAGTGTGA
- a CDS encoding fumarate reductase/succinate dehydrogenase flavoprotein subunit: protein MVKNINTQWLKTDVLVIGGGTAGTMAGIKAKQANPDAEVLILEKANIRRSGAISMGMDGVNTAVIPGNSTPEQYVREVTIANDGILHQKAVYATGKLGFETIQELENWGVKFQKDPQGNYDVKQVHRVGKYVLPMPEGKDLKTILTRQVKRHKVKVTNRVMATRILVKNGRAIGAVGFDVRGGDFVLIKAKAVILSTGACGRLGLPASGYLYGTYENPTNAGDGYSMAYHAGAELSNIECFQINPLIKDYNGPACAYVAGPYGAYTANSEGNRFINCDYWSGQMMLEIWKELNSGKGPIQMKMTHLDEDTISEIESVLWANERPSRERFHEGRGENYRTHGVEMNISEIGLCSGHSASGVWVNEKAETTVPGLYAAGDMASVPHNYMIGAFVFGRLAGENAIDYIENLEHLEPDTDFLEAEKARIYAPLNQPNGIPHTQVEYKLRRLVNDYLQPPKSGNKIEIGLNNFVQYHEVLAQMGARDPHELMRCMEVHFIRDCAEMAARASLYRRESRWGLYHYRLDYPNKNNEEWFCHVNLKKDEAAEMILFKRPVEPYVVEVDLQQEVYNVAVR, encoded by the coding sequence ATGGTAAAAAACATCAATACACAGTGGCTAAAAACCGACGTTTTAGTAATTGGGGGTGGGACTGCGGGAACAATGGCAGGGATTAAAGCCAAACAGGCAAATCCTGATGCTGAGGTGTTAATTTTAGAAAAAGCAAATATACGCCGTAGTGGGGCGATTTCAATGGGAATGGATGGAGTCAATACAGCCGTCATTCCTGGCAATTCTACCCCAGAACAATACGTCCGTGAAGTCACCATTGCTAACGATGGCATTCTTCACCAAAAAGCAGTTTACGCAACGGGTAAATTAGGTTTTGAAACCATTCAAGAATTAGAGAATTGGGGTGTTAAATTCCAAAAAGACCCTCAAGGAAATTACGACGTTAAACAAGTGCATCGGGTAGGAAAATATGTCTTACCCATGCCAGAAGGTAAAGACTTAAAAACCATTCTTACCCGCCAAGTTAAACGCCATAAAGTTAAGGTTACAAACCGCGTTATGGCAACTAGAATATTAGTAAAAAATGGTAGAGCCATTGGTGCAGTTGGGTTTGATGTGCGCGGTGGAGATTTTGTACTTATTAAAGCTAAAGCTGTTATACTTTCTACAGGTGCTTGTGGACGTTTGGGTTTGCCTGCATCCGGCTATCTTTATGGAACTTATGAAAATCCTACAAATGCCGGAGATGGTTATTCAATGGCCTATCATGCAGGAGCAGAATTAAGCAATATTGAATGTTTCCAGATCAACCCATTAATCAAAGATTATAATGGTCCAGCCTGTGCCTATGTTGCAGGACCATATGGAGCATATACCGCCAATTCTGAAGGAAACCGCTTCATTAATTGCGATTATTGGAGTGGACAAATGATGTTAGAAATCTGGAAAGAATTAAACTCTGGTAAAGGACCCATTCAAATGAAAATGACTCATTTGGATGAGGATACAATTTCTGAAATTGAGTCTGTTTTATGGGCAAATGAACGACCGAGTAGAGAACGTTTTCATGAGGGTAGAGGTGAAAATTACCGCACTCATGGGGTAGAAATGAACATCTCAGAAATAGGATTATGTAGTGGACATAGTGCCTCTGGTGTGTGGGTGAATGAAAAAGCAGAAACTACAGTACCTGGACTCTATGCAGCCGGAGATATGGCCAGTGTTCCTCATAATTATATGATTGGTGCATTTGTCTTTGGTCGGTTAGCAGGAGAAAATGCCATTGATTATATTGAAAATTTAGAACATTTAGAACCTGATACTGACTTTTTGGAGGCAGAAAAAGCAAGAATTTACGCACCATTAAATCAACCTAATGGGATTCCCCATACCCAAGTTGAATATAAATTACGCCGACTGGTGAATGATTATTTACAACCGCCAAAATCCGGTAATAAAATAGAAATTGGACTAAATAATTTTGTGCAATATCATGAAGTATTAGCCCAAATGGGAGCGCGTGATCCTCATGAATTAATGCGATGTATGGAAGTACATTTTATTCGTGATTGTGCAGAAATGGCAGCACGAGCATCTTTATATCGTCGGGAAAGTCGTTGGGGTTTATATCATTATCGGTTGGATTATCCAAATAAGAATAATGAAGAGTGGTTCTGTCACGTCAATTTGAAAAAAGATGAAGCAGCAGAAATGATCTTATTTAAGCGTCCAGTTGAGCCTTATGTTGTGGAGGTTGATTTACAGCAAGAAGTTTATAACGTTGCTGTTAGATAA
- a CDS encoding O-acetylhomoserine aminocarboxypropyltransferase/cysteine synthase family protein — protein MSENYRFETLQVHAGQEPAPGTNARAVPIYQTTSYVFDDAEHGARLFALQEFGNIYTRIMNPTTDVFEKRIAALERGVAALATASGQAAQFLAISTIAQAGDNIVSTSFLYGGTYNQFKVSLPRLGINVKFVEGDDPENFRQAIDENTKALYVETIGNPQFNIPDFAALAHIAHENGIPLIVDNTFGAGGYLARPIEHGADIVVESATKWIGGHGTSIGGVIVDSGNFDWGNGKFPLFTEPSPAYHGLNFQEVFGKGSQFGNIAFIIRARVEGLRDFGAALSPFNAFLLLQGLETLSLRVERHINNALELAQWLEQQEQVAWVNYPGLPNHPYHERAKKYLRHGFGGVLNFGIKGGLEAGKAFISNVKLASHLANVGDAKTLVIHPASTTHQQLSDSEQISAGVTSDLVRVSVGIEHIDDIKEDFEQAFKKVTGDR, from the coding sequence ATGTCAGAAAATTATCGTTTTGAAACACTACAAGTCCATGCTGGACAAGAACCTGCACCTGGTACTAATGCCCGCGCTGTACCAATTTATCAAACCACTTCCTACGTTTTTGATGATGCTGAACATGGAGCGCGGTTATTTGCTCTCCAGGAATTTGGTAACATTTATACCCGGATCATGAATCCGACAACGGATGTATTTGAAAAGCGAATTGCGGCTTTAGAACGAGGTGTGGCAGCTTTAGCCACTGCGAGCGGTCAAGCGGCACAATTTTTGGCAATAAGTACGATCGCTCAAGCAGGAGATAATATTGTTTCTACCAGTTTCCTCTATGGGGGAACTTATAACCAGTTCAAAGTTTCTTTACCACGATTAGGGATAAATGTCAAATTTGTAGAAGGAGATGATCCAGAAAATTTCCGTCAGGCAATTGATGAAAACACCAAAGCCTTGTACGTTGAAACCATTGGTAATCCCCAATTTAACATTCCCGATTTTGCAGCTTTAGCCCACATTGCCCACGAAAATGGTATTCCTTTAATTGTAGATAATACCTTTGGTGCAGGTGGATATCTAGCACGACCAATTGAACATGGTGCAGATATTGTTGTAGAATCTGCTACTAAATGGATAGGTGGGCATGGTACATCTATTGGCGGCGTAATAGTTGATTCTGGTAATTTTGATTGGGGTAACGGCAAATTTCCTCTCTTTACCGAGCCTTCCCCCGCTTATCATGGATTGAATTTTCAAGAAGTGTTTGGCAAAGGTAGTCAATTTGGCAATATTGCCTTTATTATTCGTGCCAGAGTAGAAGGATTAAGAGACTTTGGCGCAGCATTAAGTCCATTTAACGCTTTTCTTTTATTGCAAGGATTAGAAACTCTTTCCCTGCGTGTAGAACGTCATATCAACAATGCTTTAGAATTAGCTCAGTGGTTAGAACAACAAGAGCAAGTAGCATGGGTTAATTATCCAGGACTTCCCAATCATCCCTATCATGAACGCGCTAAAAAATATCTCAGACATGGCTTTGGTGGCGTTCTTAATTTTGGTATTAAGGGGGGATTAGAAGCAGGTAAAGCCTTTATTAGTAATGTGAAATTAGCCAGTCATTTAGCAAATGTTGGTGATGCAAAAACCCTTGTCATTCATCCTGCTTCTACAACTCATCAACAGCTAAGTGATAGTGAACAAATTTCGGCTGGTGTCACATCAGATTTGGTGCGGGTATCTGTGGGAATTGAACATATTGACGATATTAAGGAGGATTTTGAGCAAGCATTTAAGAAGGTGACAGGTGACAGGTGA